A window of Kribbella voronezhensis genomic DNA:
CGCGGCGTTCCTGTCGACCTCGTCCGGGCTCACGGTCGCGATCGCCGGGGTGATCGACCAGGACCTGCTCCGGTCCCGGCTGCACCGGCTGACCGGTGGCGATTACCTTGCAGTGAACAGTTTCCGGATCGCGGCCCTGCTCGCGATCGCCGTCCCGTACCTCGCCTTCAACCTCACCAAAGCACTCAGTCTCGCCGACACGGTCGGGCTCGCGTTCGCCGTCGCCGCGTCGACCTTCTGTCCTCTGCTGGTGCTGGGGATCTGGTGGCGCAAGATGTCCGTCCCCGGTGCCGCGGCCGGGCTCGTGGTCGGTGGAGTCGCCGCGATCACCGCCGTCCTGGTGAACGTGATCGGACCACCGTCCGGCGGCTGGCCGAAGGCGCTGTTCGGCCAGCCTGCCGCCTGGACGATGCCGCTCGCGTTCCTGACGGTCGTCGTGGTGTCGAAGCTGACCCCTGAGCGCATCCCCCGCGGCACCGCCCGCAGCATGGTCCGCCTACACACCCCCGAAGCCGTCGACGTCGACCGAGGTCTCCCCTCCGCCTGACAACGCGCTGCCGGCGCCCGCCAACCGCCGACCGGGCGTACGCAGTACGAGGATGGACCGCTCGCCGGGCGATCGCAGTACGGCGTGCTTCCGTTCGTCGCGGGTTTTCGACCGCTCGTCGCGGAGACGGGCACCGTCGGGCGAGGGGGCGGGGCCGCTGGGCGCTCGAGGCGTGTGCGTGCTGTCGGGCGACCGTGACCTGGGCCACAGTTTGGCCAACAACCCTGCGCGCCGGTCTCCGCCCGGCCCGAGATTCGTCTGGAGGTCCGCGATGAGCGATACGCGTCGCGCGGGCGATCCGGAACTGACGACGTACCGGGATGTCCAGCTGTCACCGGACTTCTCCGAACTGCGCCGCCGCTTCCGCCGCTTCGTGTTCCCGATGACCGGCCTGTTCCTGGTCTGGTACTTCGTCTATGTCCTGCTCGCCGACTACGCCCACGGCTTCATGTCGCACCGGGTCGGCGGGAACATCACCGTCGCCCTGCTGTTCGGGCTCGGCCAGTTCGTCTCCACCTTCGCGATCACGATGATCTACGTCCGCTGGGCCGACAAGGAGATCGACCCGCCGGCCGAGCGGATGCGGAACCTGATCGAAGGTGAGGACCTGTGAGCGCGCCCCTGATGTTGCCGTTGGCAACCGATATCGGCAACCCGACCGTCAACATCGTGATCTTCGCGCTGTTCGTGGTGGCCACCCTCCTGATCGTGATCCGGGCCTCGCGCAACAACCGGACCGCGGCCGACTACTACGCGGGCGGCCGGTCCTTCACCGGCCCGCAGAACGGCATCGCCATCGCCGGCGACTACCTCTCGGCCGCCTCGTTCCTCGGCATCGCCGGTGCGATCGCGGTCAACGGGTACGACGGTTTCCTGTACTCGATCGGTTTCCTGGTCGCCTGGCTGGTGGCTCTCCTGCTGGTCGCCGAACTGCTCCGGAACACCGGCCGCTTCACCATGGCCGACGTGTTGTCGTTCCGGCTCAAGGAGCGGCCGGTCCGGATGGCTGCGGCCATCTCCACGCTGGTGGTCAGCTTCTTCTACCTGCTCGCCCAGATGGCCGGCGCGGGCGGCCTCGTCGCGCTCCTGCTCGGTGTCTCGCACCGCGCCGGACAGAACATCGTCATCGCCGTCGTCGGCCTGCTGATGATCACCTACGTCCTGGTCGGCGGAATGAAGGGCACCACCTGGGTGCAGATCGTCAAGGCCGTCCTGCTGGTGATCGGCGCCGGCATCATGACGTTCTGGGTGCTGGCGAAGTACACCTTCAACCTGTCCGCACTGCTCGGCGCGGCGGTGGACAAGAGCCCGGCCGCAGGCGAGAAGCTGCTCAGCCCGGGACTGCAGTACGGCGCGACGGGGGTCAGCAAGCTCGACTTCATCTCGCTCGCCCTGGCCCTGGTGCTCGGAACGGCCGGTCTGCCGCACGTGCTGATGCGCTTCTACACCGTGCCGAACTCGCGAGAGGCCCGGCGCAGTGTCAGCTGGGCGATCTGGATCATCGGCATCTTCTACCTGTTCACGCTGGTCCTCGGGTACGGCGCGGCCGCGCTGGTCGGGCCGGACCGGATCAAGGCAGCACCGGGCAAGGCGAACTCGGCCGCGCCACTGCTGGCCTTCGAGCTCGGCGGCGAACTCCTGCTCGGGGTGATCTCCGCGGTGGCCTTCGCCACCATCCTGGCGGTCGTCGCCGGGCTGACGATCACCGCCAGTACGTCGTTCGCCCACGACGTCTACGGCCAGGTGATCAAGAAGGGCCAGATCAGCGGCAACAACGAGGTCCGGGTGGCCCGGATCACGGCGGTCGTGATCGGCATCGTCGCGATCATCGGCGGCATCTTCGCCAACGGGCAGAACATCGCCTTCCTGGTGGCGCTGGCGTTCGCGGTGGCGGCCAGTGCGAACCTGCCGACGATCCTGTACTCGCTGTTCTGGCGGCGCTTCAACACCCGCGGCGCGCTCTGGAGCATCTACGGCGGCCTGGCGTCCGCGATCATCCTGATCGCGTTCTCCCCGGTCGTGTCCGGCAAGGTCGACAAGAAGACCCACGCCAGCCTGTCGATGATCACCGACACCGGGATCGACTTCCACTGGTTCCCGCTGGACAACCCCGGCATCGTGTCGATCCCGCTGGCGTTCCTGCTCGGCATCATCGGCACGCTCACCAGCAAGGAAGCGGTGAACGTCGACAAGTTCGCCGAGATGGAGGTCCGCTCACTCACCGGCGCCGGCGCGGAGAAGGCCGTGCAGCACTGAGACCTGTCAGGCAGGTTCTGCTGGTTCGACGCGAACCTGCCTGACAGCACCACCCGCTGAGGAGCCCCTGGCAGCCGGCCAGGGGCTCTCTCATTTGACCGTGGGCCAGAGCTCGAGGAACTCCCGGTACGAACGCTCGCCGCGGTACTCCTCGGCGGCGTGCAGTCGCCCGAAGGTAAAGGCATTGCCGCCGGACAGGTGGACCTCGACAGCCAACTGGCGAAGCAATTCCCGGCCGACCACGCTGTCCTGGTGGTCACCGAGGACCTCCTGGACCTGCTCGGCCCGGCCGGCCAACTCCGTGGCCTCCGAACCAAGCACCGGCTCGGCCGACTCCGCGGCGTACCGGAGTCGCTTGGCTGCCTTGCGTACTTCGTGCAGCTCGTGATCCCGCGCCACCGGATCCTCGGCGGACTCCATCCGGCGGACGGCCTTTCGCATCCGCTTCCAGTCGTGCTCAAGGATCGCTGGAAGCTGCTTGGCCGCCTTCCGCTCGTCGCCGGTCAGCGGTGGGTTCGCGATCAGCTCGTCCAGCGAATCGAGCAGGCGGAAGTACCGCGCACTCTCCAGCGCGGCCAGCGCATCGACCCGGGCTGCCTTGTAGACGGCCCGCAGGTGATCGTCGATCGCACCGGCGACGCGGCCCATCACCAGCTCGGCCGGCTGCTCCGCGACGACACCGGCCAGGTGCTCCCGCAGTACTTCGGCGTCGCGCGCCCCGCCGAGCTCCCCGGCGAGCCATTTCAGCTCCGCCCGGATCGCGTCTCCGGCTTCGCGATCCACCACGGGGCGGTAGCTGGCCAGCGCCGACCGAAGGCGCCGGGTGGCGACGCGCATCTTGTGGATCGAGTCGGGCAGGTCCCGGCGGACTTCGGGATCGCGCAAGCGGATCGCCTCGACCTGCGCACCGGCGTACAGGCGGAAGAGGTCGGCGGTGAGCGGCTTCTTCGGCAACTCCCACTCGACCGGCTCCGGGATCCGCGAACCGAGCGCCCGGGCGAGTTTGCTCGGGCCCGCTGCCGGTGTCGCGCCGGCGTCGCGCAGCAGCGGCTCGGCGGCTTCGACCAGCTCGGGACCGCCGTTGACGAGCTCGAGTTCCCACTCCCGCCAGCGATCCGGCTCGGCCCCCTCGATCTCGGCGGTCACGTGGTCGTCGGCGAGTTCGGCGAGCACTTCGCCGTCGGCGTCCAGCAGCCGGTGCACGATCCGGTGGGTCCGCAGGATGACCACCGGAGCGAGTTCGCGGTCGCGGACGTGCACCCGGACTGTTCTGATCACCTGCAGCGGCACCTTCCGGACCGCGCGGCCGAGCGGATGACGGATCTCCAGCCGGCCGGCTTCGGAGCTGGGGAGCTTCACGTGCCAGCCGTCGTCCTCGCCGCCGGTGCGTCTGCGCAGGGTCACCTTGTTCGAGGCCAGAGCCAGGTCGGCCGTGTCGAAGTACACCGCCTCCAGGTCGAGCTCGACCGGTTGGGCGACGCTCGCGACGCCGGGCAGCTCGTGCAGAGCCGGCAAGATCGCGTGCTCGTCGACGTCGTACTTGGTCTCGATCTCCAACTGCTCGGTCGCGGCCATAGTCCCCTGTCTACCAGCCCGGACCAATGCGCCCCACCCTGTCGCGCGTCACAGTTCGCGCCCGGCCGTCGCCTGCAGTTCGGCGATCACCCGCTCTGTGTCGCGATCCTGGACGTCAGAGCTGCCGGACGTGCGCGGACGGGGGTGTGGTTGTCGGCGGCGGTTGCGTTCGAGGGCAGCGACGACGATCGCGGAGATGAGGATCAGCCAGACCACGAGCCGGCTCCCCCGGTATCCGCGGCCTTGATTCCGACGGCTTTGAAGAACGTGTAGTGGAACGTGCCGCCGGGTTCGGCCGCGCGTTCCAGGTCGCGAATCCCCTGCTCCCATTGGGCTTCTGTCCGTAGACCTCTGGTGAGGGAGCGTTCGCGGACCGACTCGACCATCGCGATGAAGGTCTTGCGGGTGAACCCGTCGACCAGGTGCGGCAGCGTCTCGTCGGCGTACACCGTGCGCGGGCGGGCACTGACCTCGTCGTACCCGGCCTCCGCCAGTAGCGGTTGCAGTCGTCGCCCGATCAGCGCGTCGCCACCCGCCTCGGCCTGGAGTTCGACCAGGCAATCGATCACGCGTTGCGCCGCCGGACTGCGCGGGTGGAAGAACGCCGACTCGTGATCGCCTTCGATGACGGTGATCGACCCGCCCGGCCGTAGCAGTCGGCGCAAGCTCGCCAGTGCCTCGGCCGGTTGTGGCAGGTGCTCGAGCACGAAACAGACGAAGAGGTGGTCGAAGGTCTGGTCCTCGAAGGGCAGCGCCAGCAGATCGCCCTGCAGCCATTCGACGTGAGCTTGTGGAGCCGCCGCGGCGACTCGTGCTTTGGCATGCGCGAGCGATTCCTCGGAGATGTCGACGGCGGTGAGCCGGATGCCCGGACTCCTCGTCACCAGTTGCACGGTCTGCGCGCCGACGCCGCAGCCCACCTCCAGCACCTTGCTGCCCGGCTCGTACTGCGTATCGCCGTGCAGCAGGTCGGCCAAAGTACCCGCTTGGTCGGTCAGTCGGCATGTCTCGGCGGTCGTGTATCCGTGGACGTAATCGATTCCCATAACTCCACTCTGGCGTCACAATGGTCTAGTGAACAGGTCCATACCGGGTGCGATCAGTAGGTCCAAAAGCGGAGCCGACTTCCTGCAGTTGTCGCTCGGCGACGTCCCGGCGGGCGGGTTGGCCAACTGGCTGGCGTCGCAGCTCCGGGCTGCCATCTCCGACGGCCGCCTCCCGATCGGCAGCCGGCTACCGGCAACCCGGGTGCTGGCGGCCGAGCTGCGGGTCTCCCGAGGTGTCGTCACCGAGGCCTACCAGCGCCTCACCGAAGACGGCCACATCGCCGGCCGTGGCCGAGCCGGCACCACCGTCGTAGCCGCCCCACTCGACGACACCACCACGTCGCCGGCAAACCCCGGCAATGGTCGCGCCAGGCCCGCGGGCGGCGCTGGGTTGGCGGCCGGCGGTGGATCGGCGGCGGCCGGCGGGTCGGCGCACGGCGCCGGGGCGGGGAGCGACGGCAGATCGGCGCACGGCGCCGGGGCGGGGAGCGACGGCAGGTCGACGCACGGCGCCGGGGCGGGGAGCGACGGAGGGTCGGCGCAGGCCAGCAGGGCCGGGAGCGACGGCGGGGCGGCGGATGGCGCCGGGGTGGCGGGGGCGGTGGTGGGTGAGCCGGGGCTGGATGTGTTCGATGTGATGCGGGCAGTGCCTGCTCGGCTCGATCTCACGCCGGGGGTGCCTGATCTGGCCGCTTTTCCGCGGGCGGCCTGGCTGAAGGCGGAGCGGGCCGTGCTGAACGACCTGGCCGCGGCCGAGTTCGGTTACGGCGAACCAGCCGGTACGCCGAGGCTGCGGCGGGCCGTTGCGACCTGGCTCGCGCGCAACCGTGGCATCAAGGCCGATCCGGACGACCTCATCATCGTCGCCGGCGTCGCCCAGGCGCTCGGCCTGATCGCCCAGGTCCTCAAGGACGAGGGGACGACCGAGCTCGCGGTCGAGGATCCCGGGTCGCTCGGATCACGCCAGCACTTGCAGAACCACGGGATGCGGACGACGCCGATCCCGGTCGACTCCGACGGGCTCTGTGTCGATCAACTCCGCGCGACGGGAGCGCGCGTAGTACTGGCGACTCCTGCGCATCAGTTCCCGATGGGTGTCGTGCTTGGTGGGGAACGGCGGCGGCAGTTGATTCAGTGGGCAGCGGAGGGTGGGTTGATCGTCGAGGACGACTACGACGCGGAACACCGGTACGACCGGCCTCCGGTTCCCGCGTTGCACGCGATGCTCACCGACCGGGTGATCTACACAGGCAGCGTCTCGAAGCTGCTCGCGCCGTCGCTCCGCATCGGATGGATGCTGGCGCCGCCGCAGTACAAGGAGGCTCTGATCCGCGCCAAACGCCTTGCAGACCTGGGAAACGCGAGCCTGCCTCAACTGGTGCTCGCCCAGCTGATGGACTCAGGCGACCTGGAACGCCAGCTCCGCTACGTCCGCCGCCGTCACCGGCAACGCCGCGACGCCATCATCGATGCCATCGGCAACCACTTGCCCACGGCAACAGTCCACGGCGCCGCCGCCGGCCTGCACCTCACCATCACCTTCGACACCCCACTGGACGACGTCGCCCTCGCCAGCTCCGCCCTGGCCCTGGGTGTCAAAACCCAACCCCTCTCCTGGCACGCCCAAACCCCCACCCCACCAGGCCTCGTCCTCGGCTACGCAGCCCGCACCCCCACCGACCTCACCGAAGCCATCACCACCCTCACCACCGCCCTCCACCAAACAACCACCAGCTGATCAGCGGGTGTAGAGGCTGTTGATGGAGAGGGCGAAGGCGACCATGGTGTCGGGGTCGGGGTGGGCGATGCCGATCGGGATCAGGTCGACGAGTTTGCCGGTGCCGACGCGGATGGTGCCGCGGCCGGTGGTGGTGTCGACGTAGCCCTCGTCGCCGAGGGGGACGGACATCGAGGTGGGTGCTTTGCGGATCGGGACCATCGCCGCTTCGGCGTCCGTGACCCGGCGGGCGGTGGTGTAGAGGACGCCGGTCGCGGTGATCCAGCCGCAGACGGGGTCGCCGGCGGAAGTCTCGCTGTCGCGGCGGATGATCGCCGGGGCACCCATTACCTTGGCGGCCTTGGTGGTCCCCCGCTCGCACTCCGGGCGGGCGATCACCGGCGCAGGATCAGGCAACCCGGGCGCCTGCCGGACGGCTTCCTGCCCGAGTACGACGTACTTCGCCGGCGTCGCCGGAGGTCCGCTCACCTTCACAAGCCGCCCACCGAGCAGGAAGACCACAAACCGGCTCGTCCCGAACCCACCCGAGCCCAGTGTCACCGGCTTGGCGGGTTCCGCTCGAGTCGCGGCGTACGCCTTCTGCGCCGCCGCCAGCTCCGTCTTGGTCGCCGGCAGAACGGACACGCCCATCCGCAGTACCGGACCGTTCGAGGCGGTGCTCAGCGCGAGCTGACACACGTCGTACGTCGGCAGGCCGAAGTCGGCCGGGAGCTGCTTCGGCTGGATCTCCACCACCGGTACGCCGAGCGTCGTGCGCACCAGCGTCTGGTCGACCCGCGTGCACAACGTGTCGGCCACCTTCGACGTCGCCGGATCACTCGGGGTGGGAGTCGGCGTCGGTGTGGGTGTCTCCGTCGTCGGGACCGAGACCAGCGGCGGCACGTTCGGCGCGTCCTCGTTCCCCGGCCCGCTGCAACCAGCAAGCAACGCGGCTACCCCAAGGAGCCCTACTACCGAACGCATGCGCATGGTCACCCACACTACTCAAAGCTTTCGAGGAACTCCTTGCTCTTGGCGATCGCGAACCCCCAGCCCTGGCTCAGCGTCGGCGACGGCGGGACCGACACCTCGTCGGGGTTCGTCAGTACGTCGAGCAGCACCGGGCCCGGCATCGCGAAGGCGTCCCGCACGGCAGCGTCCACGTCACCCGGCTTCTCGACCCGGATGCCGGTCAACCCGATCGCGGTGGCCACTGCCGCGAAGTCGGGATTGGCGAGCTTCGTCCCGTACTCCGGCAGGCCGACCTGCTCCATCTCCAGCTTCACCATGCCGAGTCGGCCGTTGTCGAACACGACCAGCTTCACCGGCAATTCGTACGCGACGGCGGTGATCAGGTCGCCGAGCAGCATCGACAACCCGCCGTCCCCGCAGAACGCGACGACCTGACGACTCCGATCGGCCGCGGCGAGCCCGAGCGCCTGCGGCATCGCGTTCGCCATCGACCCGAGGTTGTACGAGCCGACCAGCCGCCGGCTTCCGCGCATCCGCACGAAGCGGGACAACCACACCGTCGACATCCCGGTGTCCGTCGTGAACAGCGCGTCGTCGGCCGCATGCCGATCGACGGCAGCGGCCAGCAACTCCGGCCGGATCCGGCCGTCCGGGTTGTCGACCTTGCGGCGCAACAAACCCTTGGGCTTGCGGTCGAACGCAGGATCGGTGAACTGCTCCTGCCGCTTCCGCCACGCCTCGTACGCCGAACGCGCCTTGTCGAGGTGGTCCGTGTCCTTCTTCGCTGTCAGCAGGGGAAGCAATTGCGCGAGCGTAGGTTTCGCGTGCCCGACGAGCCCGTGGTCGACGCCGACCCGCCGGCCGATGTGCTCGCCGCGCAGATCGAGCTGTACGACGGTCTTCCCGCCCGGCAGGAACTCGCGATAAGGGAAGTCCGTGCCGACCAGGAACAACACCTCACAACCATCGAAGGCCACCTTGCTCGCGTGGTTGCCGATCAGCCCCGATTGCCCGACCTCCTGCGGCAGATACTCCTCGAACCCTTCCTTCGCCTTCAGCGTGAGCACGACCGGAGCCGCCAGCGTCGAGGCGAGCTCCTGTACTTCGGTCAGCGCCTCGCGCGCTCCGATGCCGACCAGCAGCGTCACCTTGGACGCCGCGTTCAGCACAGCCGCGACACCGGCCAACTCCTCGGCCGACGGAACCGTGTGCGAGGCGGGCTCGAGGAAACGCGGTACGGCGGTTCCGTGCGGCAACTCGAGACCACCGACATCACCGGGGATCGACAGTACGGCGACGCTTCGCTCGGCCAGCGCGGTGTTCACAGCCTGCTCGATCAACCCGGGTGCCTGCTCGGGTGTCATCACGGTCGCCCGGAAGACGGCGACGTCGGCGAACACGGCGTCGTTGTCGACCTCCTGGAAGAAGTCGCTGCCGATCTCCTCGCGCGGGACCTGGCCGCAGATCGCGAGGACGGGGACGCGCGACTTGGCCGCGTCGTACAGGCCGTTGAGCAGGTGGATCGCGCCGGGGCCGACGGTCCCCATGCAGACGCCGAGCTTGCCGGTCAGCGCTGCCTGGGCGCCGGCCGCGAACGCACCGGCCTCCTCGTGCCGGACGCCGATCCATTCGATCCGGTCCTCGCGCCGGATCGCGTCCGTGACCGGGTTCAGGGCGTCACCGACGACGCCCCAGACAGAACGGACACCGTGCTCGGCCAGCGACTCGACGAGCAGTTCAGCGATGGTGGTCATCTGCGGCTCCTCAGGGTTTGAACACGTCCGGGTCTGCCTGTACCCAATCCCGGGCCCAGTCCTCGGGCAGGTCGTGCGCGCTGCCCAGCAACTGGCCGGGGGCCAGGTGGTCGAAGAGCTCCGCGTAGCTCTCGGTGCGGGTGTGGTCGATCCGGCGGCGGAGCATCCGCGGTTCGAGCTGGTGCGGGCTGTCGAGGCCCATCGAGGCGATCACCTGCATCGCCTGCTGGACCGTCTCGCGCTGGTAGTTGGCGACCCGATCGGTCTTGTCCGCCACGTCGAGCGCGCGCATCCGGCGCGGGTCCTGGGTGGCGACCCCGACCGGACAGGTGTTCGTGTGGCAGGTCTGGGCCTGGATGCAGCCGGTCGCCATCATCATCGCCCGGGCGGCGTTCGTGTAGTCCGCGCCTTGCAGGATCCGCTTGACGATGTCGACCCCGGTCGCCACCTTGCCGCTGGCCCCGAC
This region includes:
- a CDS encoding DUF485 domain-containing protein, which encodes MSDTRRAGDPELTTYRDVQLSPDFSELRRRFRRFVFPMTGLFLVWYFVYVLLADYAHGFMSHRVGGNITVALLFGLGQFVSTFAITMIYVRWADKEIDPPAERMRNLIEGEDL
- a CDS encoding sodium/solute symporter, whose product is MSAPLMLPLATDIGNPTVNIVIFALFVVATLLIVIRASRNNRTAADYYAGGRSFTGPQNGIAIAGDYLSAASFLGIAGAIAVNGYDGFLYSIGFLVAWLVALLLVAELLRNTGRFTMADVLSFRLKERPVRMAAAISTLVVSFFYLLAQMAGAGGLVALLLGVSHRAGQNIVIAVVGLLMITYVLVGGMKGTTWVQIVKAVLLVIGAGIMTFWVLAKYTFNLSALLGAAVDKSPAAGEKLLSPGLQYGATGVSKLDFISLALALVLGTAGLPHVLMRFYTVPNSREARRSVSWAIWIIGIFYLFTLVLGYGAAALVGPDRIKAAPGKANSAAPLLAFELGGELLLGVISAVAFATILAVVAGLTITASTSFAHDVYGQVIKKGQISGNNEVRVARITAVVIGIVAIIGGIFANGQNIAFLVALAFAVAASANLPTILYSLFWRRFNTRGALWSIYGGLASAIILIAFSPVVSGKVDKKTHASLSMITDTGIDFHWFPLDNPGIVSIPLAFLLGIIGTLTSKEAVNVDKFAEMEVRSLTGAGAEKAVQH
- a CDS encoding CYTH and CHAD domain-containing protein translates to MAATEQLEIETKYDVDEHAILPALHELPGVASVAQPVELDLEAVYFDTADLALASNKVTLRRRTGGEDDGWHVKLPSSEAGRLEIRHPLGRAVRKVPLQVIRTVRVHVRDRELAPVVILRTHRIVHRLLDADGEVLAELADDHVTAEIEGAEPDRWREWELELVNGGPELVEAAEPLLRDAGATPAAGPSKLARALGSRIPEPVEWELPKKPLTADLFRLYAGAQVEAIRLRDPEVRRDLPDSIHKMRVATRRLRSALASYRPVVDREAGDAIRAELKWLAGELGGARDAEVLREHLAGVVAEQPAELVMGRVAGAIDDHLRAVYKAARVDALAALESARYFRLLDSLDELIANPPLTGDERKAAKQLPAILEHDWKRMRKAVRRMESAEDPVARDHELHEVRKAAKRLRYAAESAEPVLGSEATELAGRAEQVQEVLGDHQDSVVGRELLRQLAVEVHLSGGNAFTFGRLHAAEEYRGERSYREFLELWPTVK
- a CDS encoding methyltransferase domain-containing protein, which produces MGIDYVHGYTTAETCRLTDQAGTLADLLHGDTQYEPGSKVLEVGCGVGAQTVQLVTRSPGIRLTAVDISEESLAHAKARVAAAAPQAHVEWLQGDLLALPFEDQTFDHLFVCFVLEHLPQPAEALASLRRLLRPGGSITVIEGDHESAFFHPRSPAAQRVIDCLVELQAEAGGDALIGRRLQPLLAEAGYDEVSARPRTVYADETLPHLVDGFTRKTFIAMVESVRERSLTRGLRTEAQWEQGIRDLERAAEPGGTFHYTFFKAVGIKAADTGGAGSWSG
- a CDS encoding PLP-dependent aminotransferase family protein, whose amino-acid sequence is MNRSIPGAISRSKSGADFLQLSLGDVPAGGLANWLASQLRAAISDGRLPIGSRLPATRVLAAELRVSRGVVTEAYQRLTEDGHIAGRGRAGTTVVAAPLDDTTTSPANPGNGRARPAGGAGLAAGGGSAAAGGSAHGAGAGSDGRSAHGAGAGSDGRSTHGAGAGSDGGSAQASRAGSDGGAADGAGVAGAVVGEPGLDVFDVMRAVPARLDLTPGVPDLAAFPRAAWLKAERAVLNDLAAAEFGYGEPAGTPRLRRAVATWLARNRGIKADPDDLIIVAGVAQALGLIAQVLKDEGTTELAVEDPGSLGSRQHLQNHGMRTTPIPVDSDGLCVDQLRATGARVVLATPAHQFPMGVVLGGERRRQLIQWAAEGGLIVEDDYDAEHRYDRPPVPALHAMLTDRVIYTGSVSKLLAPSLRIGWMLAPPQYKEALIRAKRLADLGNASLPQLVLAQLMDSGDLERQLRYVRRRHRQRRDAIIDAIGNHLPTATVHGAAAGLHLTITFDTPLDDVALASSALALGVKTQPLSWHAQTPTPPGLVLGYAARTPTDLTEAITTLTTALHQTTTS
- a CDS encoding thiamine pyrophosphate-dependent enzyme; its protein translation is MTTIAELLVESLAEHGVRSVWGVVGDALNPVTDAIRREDRIEWIGVRHEEAGAFAAGAQAALTGKLGVCMGTVGPGAIHLLNGLYDAAKSRVPVLAICGQVPREEIGSDFFQEVDNDAVFADVAVFRATVMTPEQAPGLIEQAVNTALAERSVAVLSIPGDVGGLELPHGTAVPRFLEPASHTVPSAEELAGVAAVLNAASKVTLLVGIGAREALTEVQELASTLAAPVVLTLKAKEGFEEYLPQEVGQSGLIGNHASKVAFDGCEVLFLVGTDFPYREFLPGGKTVVQLDLRGEHIGRRVGVDHGLVGHAKPTLAQLLPLLTAKKDTDHLDKARSAYEAWRKRQEQFTDPAFDRKPKGLLRRKVDNPDGRIRPELLAAAVDRHAADDALFTTDTGMSTVWLSRFVRMRGSRRLVGSYNLGSMANAMPQALGLAAADRSRQVVAFCGDGGLSMLLGDLITAVAYELPVKLVVFDNGRLGMVKLEMEQVGLPEYGTKLANPDFAAVATAIGLTGIRVEKPGDVDAAVRDAFAMPGPVLLDVLTNPDEVSVPPSPTLSQGWGFAIAKSKEFLESFE